A portion of the Brevundimonas pondensis genome contains these proteins:
- a CDS encoding ABC transporter six-transmembrane domain-containing protein yields the protein MHFERSLKYIEHSLNYSNPIAASMTAHCSTHAAPLSQIGRQSAAKTLKGIARAYAGKLSLTLSLVAAENILLLAYPLFAGFAVNAILRGDTTKAVWYAGVVLSFWLVGALRRSVDTRTFTRIYADLAVGVVVNERLQGQSTSASAARAVLAREFIDFFEKHLPIMATAIASLFGAAIMLVIIEPWIGVASLVVLMLCLGWLPRFARRNQTLHERLNDRLELEIGLVQRAGPRTLLRHYTVLSKLRIWLSDREASAYLFNGVVAAVLFGLAITLMASTPSIEAGHVYAVMTYLWTFVSSLDEAPVMVDQMARLGDIGKRVDPGLEGEAD from the coding sequence TTGCATTTTGAGCGATCGCTCAAGTATATTGAGCACTCGCTCAATTACAGCAATCCCATCGCCGCCTCAATGACCGCCCACTGCTCCACGCACGCCGCTCCGCTTTCACAGATCGGACGGCAATCGGCTGCGAAAACCCTCAAGGGCATTGCTCGAGCCTATGCAGGGAAGCTGAGCCTCACCCTGTCGCTGGTGGCGGCGGAGAACATCCTTCTTCTGGCATACCCGCTGTTCGCCGGCTTCGCCGTGAACGCCATCCTGCGTGGTGATACGACAAAGGCTGTCTGGTACGCCGGGGTCGTACTGTCGTTCTGGCTGGTGGGCGCTCTGCGGCGCTCGGTCGACACGCGCACCTTCACGCGCATCTATGCGGACCTGGCCGTCGGCGTGGTGGTCAACGAGCGCCTTCAAGGCCAGAGCACCTCTGCTTCTGCCGCCCGGGCGGTGCTGGCCCGCGAGTTCATCGACTTTTTCGAAAAGCACCTCCCGATCATGGCGACGGCAATCGCTTCCCTGTTCGGGGCTGCGATCATGCTCGTCATCATCGAGCCATGGATCGGCGTAGCCAGTCTTGTCGTGCTCATGCTCTGCCTCGGCTGGCTGCCAAGGTTCGCGCGCCGAAACCAGACCCTCCACGAACGCCTCAATGACAGGTTGGAGCTGGAAATCGGCCTGGTCCAGCGCGCTGGCCCGCGAACGCTCCTGCGCCACTATACGGTCCTGTCCAAGCTTCGGATCTGGCTGTCGGACCGAGAAGCCTCGGCCTATCTCTTCAATGGCGTCGTGGCGGCGGTTCTCTTCGGCCTGGCCATAACGCTCATGGCCTCGACGCCGTCCATCGAAGCCGGTCACGTCTATGCGGTGATGACCTATCTGTGGACCTTCGTCAGCAGCCTCGATGAGGCGCCTGTGATGGTCGACCAGATGGCCCGCCTTGGCGACATCGGAAAACGGGTCGACCCCGGTCTCGAAGGAGAGGCGGACTGA
- a CDS encoding TetR/AcrR family transcriptional regulator yields the protein MANANRKAAIITAAIDLFRQRGFASVSTRDLADHAGLSRSHIYHYFNDWEQLRREAFYAFTRDQLAEISAGLDDTPPLEALERYLKDCLPLSANGSWALWLDAWDEALHDPELAQTYLQVNAQWRAMMAGIIERGVFSGDFRCRSPDRAARQLFAMVMGQSNDLLLAPSQEAADEALNEAMEVAGLLLGFAARREL from the coding sequence ATGGCGAACGCCAACCGAAAGGCTGCGATCATTACGGCGGCTATCGATCTGTTTCGGCAAAGGGGGTTCGCGTCGGTCTCGACCCGCGATCTGGCGGACCATGCCGGCCTTTCCCGAAGCCACATCTACCACTACTTCAACGACTGGGAGCAGCTTCGGCGAGAGGCCTTCTACGCCTTCACGCGCGACCAACTGGCGGAGATATCAGCAGGGCTGGACGACACCCCCCCGCTGGAGGCTCTTGAGCGCTATCTGAAAGACTGCCTGCCGCTGTCAGCCAATGGAAGTTGGGCGCTCTGGCTCGACGCCTGGGACGAGGCTTTGCACGATCCCGAACTGGCGCAGACCTATCTTCAGGTGAACGCCCAGTGGCGCGCCATGATGGCCGGCATCATCGAACGTGGCGTCTTCTCGGGTGATTTTCGCTGCCGGTCACCCGATCGAGCGGCTCGGCAGTTGTTCGCCATGGTGATGGGCCAGTCCAATGATCTCTTGCTGGCGCCGTCGCAGGAAGCAGCGGATGAAGCGTTGAACGAAGCAATGGAAGTCGCCGGGTTGCTGCTGGGGTTCGCGGCGCGACGCGAGCTTTGA
- a CDS encoding NAD(P)-dependent alcohol dehydrogenase, whose protein sequence is MTVKAYGAHAADKPLEALYIFRRAPGDHDVQIEIAYCGVCHSDLHTVRGEWAGTLYPCVPGHEIVGRVSAVGAHVSRFKEGDLVGVGCMVDSCQACAACDEGLEQYCEGTGMVGTYNGPTPDAPGHTLGGYSQRIVVNDKFVVKVSHPEDQLAAVAPLLCAGITTWSPLRHWNAGPGKKVGVVGIGGLGHMGVKLARALGAEVVAFTTSENKREDAKALGAHQVVVSRNADEMKAHRGSFDLIINTVAASHDLDAYTSLLRRDGSLVLVGVPEHNHPSPQFASLIFRRKSIAGSMIGGIAETQEMLDFCAEHGIVADIEMIPIQQIEDAYARMTRSDVKYRFVIDSASLATT, encoded by the coding sequence ATGACCGTCAAAGCCTATGGCGCGCACGCCGCCGACAAGCCGCTCGAGGCGCTCTACATCTTCCGTCGCGCGCCCGGCGACCACGATGTCCAGATCGAGATCGCCTATTGCGGCGTCTGCCATTCCGACCTGCACACGGTGCGCGGCGAATGGGCCGGCACCCTCTATCCTTGCGTGCCAGGCCACGAGATCGTCGGTCGCGTCTCGGCGGTCGGCGCCCACGTCAGCCGCTTCAAGGAAGGCGATCTGGTCGGCGTCGGCTGCATGGTCGACAGCTGCCAGGCCTGCGCCGCCTGCGACGAAGGCCTGGAGCAATACTGCGAAGGCACGGGCATGGTCGGAACCTACAACGGCCCCACGCCGGATGCCCCCGGCCACACCCTGGGCGGCTATTCACAACGCATCGTCGTCAACGACAAGTTCGTGGTGAAGGTCAGCCACCCCGAGGATCAGCTGGCCGCCGTCGCCCCTCTGCTGTGCGCCGGCATCACCACCTGGTCGCCGTTGCGGCACTGGAACGCCGGTCCTGGCAAGAAGGTCGGCGTCGTCGGCATCGGCGGCCTCGGCCACATGGGGGTCAAGCTCGCCCGCGCCCTGGGCGCCGAGGTCGTGGCCTTCACCACCTCGGAAAACAAGCGTGAAGACGCCAAGGCCCTGGGCGCCCATCAGGTGGTCGTTTCGCGCAACGCCGACGAGATGAAGGCGCACCGCGGCAGCTTCGACCTGATCATCAACACGGTCGCCGCCAGCCATGATCTGGACGCCTACACCAGCCTGCTGCGCCGCGACGGCTCCCTGGTTCTTGTCGGCGTGCCCGAACACAACCACCCCTCGCCCCAGTTCGCCTCGCTGATCTTCCGCCGCAAGTCCATCGCCGGTTCGATGATCGGCGGCATCGCCGAAACCCAGGAGATGCTCGACTTCTGCGCCGAGCACGGCATCGTCGCCGACATCGAGATGATCCCAATCCAGCAGATCGAGGACGCCTATGCCCGCATGACCAGGAGCGACGTGAAATACCGCTTCGTCATCGACAGCGCGAGCCTGGCGACGACCTGA
- a CDS encoding (R)-mandelonitrile lyase, with protein sequence MKTAAAALALAALALPVQAQEGAPIMDIMRKADQKTTEGSADYFTGRVTITGQFQREAPSRVSGALVRFEPGARTAWHTHPLGQTLIITEGVGWTQIEGGPKLEFHAGDILWCPAEHRHWHGATPHEAMSHIAIQEGLNGTPVTWMEHVTEAEYLAPAQTD encoded by the coding sequence ATGAAGACCGCCGCCGCCGCCCTGGCGCTCGCCGCACTCGCCCTACCCGTTCAGGCTCAGGAAGGAGCCCCGATCATGGACATCATGCGCAAGGCTGACCAGAAGACCACCGAGGGGTCGGCCGACTACTTCACCGGCCGCGTCACGATCACCGGACAGTTCCAGCGCGAGGCGCCGTCCCGCGTCAGCGGCGCCCTGGTGCGGTTCGAGCCCGGCGCCCGCACGGCCTGGCACACCCACCCGCTGGGCCAGACCCTGATCATCACCGAGGGCGTGGGCTGGACCCAGATCGAAGGCGGGCCGAAGCTGGAGTTCCATGCTGGCGACATCCTGTGGTGTCCCGCCGAGCACAGGCACTGGCACGGCGCGACACCGCATGAGGCCATGAGCCACATCGCCATTCAGGAAGGCCTGAACGGCACGCCCGTCACCTGGATGGAACATGTGACCGAGGCGGAATATCTTGCTCCCGCCCAGACCGATTGA
- a CDS encoding alpha/beta hydrolase, protein MTRSDTRYLARRDLMKLTGVGAVALTAGIAAPAKAQFKDPPTMTAEWDKTFPQSPNVDHEKVTFRNRYGLTLAGDLYLPKTRKGPLAALVVSGPFGAVKEQSSGLYAQTMAERGFATLAFDPSFTGESGGEPRNLASPDINTEDFSAAVDFLGLHPSVDRERIGMIGICGWGGMALNAAAVDKRVKAVVAVTMYDMTRVISRGYNDSVTPEQRTQTLEQLSRQRWEDMKNGAPAYGPASLVLKGGEPQFMTDYADYYMTPRGYHPRAVNSGNAWTQTNPLSFMNMPLLTYIQEIAPRPILLIHGEKAHSLYFSETAYAAAAEPKELMIIPGASHVDLYDRLDVIPFDRLGDFFGQALSQ, encoded by the coding sequence ATGACCCGCTCTGACACCCGCTATCTGGCGCGCCGCGACCTGATGAAGCTGACCGGCGTCGGCGCCGTCGCCCTGACCGCCGGGATCGCCGCCCCCGCCAAGGCCCAGTTCAAGGATCCCCCGACCATGACCGCCGAGTGGGACAAGACCTTTCCCCAAAGCCCGAACGTCGATCACGAGAAGGTCACGTTCAGGAACCGCTATGGCCTGACCCTGGCGGGCGATCTCTACCTGCCCAAGACCCGCAAGGGTCCCCTGGCCGCACTGGTCGTAAGCGGGCCGTTCGGCGCGGTGAAGGAGCAATCCTCAGGCCTCTACGCCCAGACCATGGCCGAGCGCGGCTTCGCGACCCTGGCCTTCGACCCGTCCTTCACCGGCGAGAGCGGCGGCGAGCCCCGCAACCTCGCCTCGCCCGATATCAACACCGAGGACTTCAGCGCGGCGGTCGACTTCCTCGGCCTGCATCCGTCGGTTGATCGCGAGCGCATCGGCATGATCGGCATCTGCGGCTGGGGCGGCATGGCCCTGAACGCCGCCGCCGTGGACAAGCGCGTCAAGGCCGTCGTCGCCGTGACCATGTATGACATGACCCGCGTCATATCGCGGGGCTACAACGACAGCGTCACGCCGGAGCAGCGCACACAGACGCTGGAGCAACTCAGCCGCCAGCGCTGGGAAGACATGAAAAACGGCGCTCCGGCCTATGGCCCGGCTTCGCTTGTCCTCAAGGGCGGCGAACCGCAGTTCATGACGGACTACGCCGACTACTACATGACCCCGCGCGGCTATCATCCCCGCGCCGTCAACTCCGGCAACGCCTGGACGCAGACCAACCCGCTGTCCTTCATGAACATGCCGCTGCTGACCTACATCCAGGAGATCGCGCCGCGCCCGATCCTGCTGATCCACGGCGAGAAGGCTCATTCGCTCTACTTCAGCGAGACCGCCTATGCGGCGGCGGCCGAACCGAAGGAACTGATGATCATCCCGGGCGCCAGCCATGTCGATCTCTACGACCGCCTGGATGTCATCCCGTTCGACCGACTGGGCGATTTCTTCGGTCAGGCATTGTCCCAATGA
- a CDS encoding MFS transporter: protein MTQATLSADTTIRPVAAWGAVLSMTLCVALLIASEFMPISLLTPMAQGLGATEGQTGQAISISGLFAIAASLLVTTSAGRVNRKWVLAAMTALMLLSLVLVAAAPSFDVLMIGRALLGVCVGGFWALATAVIMRLVPEAEVPRALALMFGGQPIAAAFAAPAGSYLGGLLGWREVFWALTPLVALNLIWHVVALPSLPARQQQDFRAMFSLLKRPYFLMGLIASMLSWGSAFTMFTYLRPFLERVTGVNVTLLSILLLALGCAGFVGTWASGRFVKGEVARLLKLPALVMGSCPLGLLVLGASPIAAGLILMLWGAMNTAMSVIWMTWMAQNADDAPEAAGSLMVAAIQASILLGAVVDGWLLDGISIQATFIGSAILAGAAVILVGNGQKLLKPQ, encoded by the coding sequence ATGACCCAAGCCACACTCTCTGCCGATACGACCATCCGTCCCGTCGCCGCCTGGGGCGCCGTCCTGTCCATGACCCTGTGCGTGGCCCTGCTGATCGCCTCGGAGTTCATGCCCATCAGCCTGCTGACGCCGATGGCGCAAGGCCTGGGCGCCACCGAGGGCCAGACCGGGCAAGCCATCTCGATCAGCGGCCTGTTCGCCATCGCCGCCAGCCTGCTGGTCACGACCTCGGCCGGACGGGTGAACCGCAAATGGGTTCTGGCCGCCATGACCGCCCTGATGCTGCTGTCGCTGGTGCTGGTTGCGGCGGCGCCCAGCTTCGACGTGCTGATGATCGGCCGCGCCCTGCTGGGCGTCTGCGTCGGCGGCTTCTGGGCCCTGGCCACCGCCGTCATCATGCGTCTGGTTCCCGAGGCCGAGGTGCCGCGCGCCCTGGCTCTGATGTTCGGCGGTCAGCCCATCGCTGCGGCCTTCGCTGCGCCCGCCGGCAGCTACCTCGGTGGTCTGCTGGGCTGGCGCGAAGTCTTCTGGGCGCTGACGCCGCTCGTGGCGCTGAACCTGATCTGGCACGTCGTGGCCCTGCCCTCGCTGCCCGCCCGTCAGCAGCAGGACTTCCGCGCCATGTTCAGCCTGCTGAAGCGCCCCTATTTCCTGATGGGTCTGATCGCCTCCATGCTGTCCTGGGGCTCGGCCTTCACCATGTTCACCTACCTGCGCCCCTTCCTGGAGCGGGTGACGGGGGTGAACGTGACCCTGCTGTCCATCCTGCTGCTGGCGCTGGGCTGCGCGGGCTTCGTCGGCACCTGGGCCTCGGGCCGCTTCGTCAAGGGCGAGGTCGCTCGCCTGCTGAAACTACCCGCCCTGGTGATGGGCTCCTGCCCCCTGGGTCTGCTGGTCCTCGGCGCCTCGCCGATCGCAGCGGGCCTGATCCTGATGCTGTGGGGCGCGATGAACACCGCCATGTCGGTGATCTGGATGACCTGGATGGCCCAGAACGCCGATGACGCGCCCGAGGCTGCCGGCAGCCTGATGGTCGCCGCGATCCAGGCCTCCATCCTTCTGGGCGCGGTGGTCGACGGCTGGCTGCTGGACGGCATTTCGATCCAGGCGACCTTCATCGGCAGCGCGATCCTGGCCGGGGCCGCCGTCATCCTGGTCGGTAACGGTCAGAAGCTTCTGAAACCCCAATAA
- a CDS encoding LysR family transcriptional regulator, which produces MERTDFNQLTWFQAVAEERSFTKAAARLGVAQSTLSHAIKQLEARMGIRLLTRTTRNVATTVAGERLLQTIAPRMTEIEAEIAALTAFRDKPSGSIRLTLSDHALETVVWPKLKPVLAAYPDISVELLLDNTFRNIVEEGYDAGVRLGESVEKDMIAVRIGPDWRLVAVASPDYLAAHGRPRHPQDLVGHRCINTRQETSGGLYAWEFEKDGKELRVRVSGQLTFNNSYAMVDAAVSGFGIAYVPDSMVETAVASGALEVVLGDWSPPFEGYFLYYPSRRQNLLAFQIIVDALRHRGPVGSAPAI; this is translated from the coding sequence ATGGAACGGACCGACTTCAATCAACTGACCTGGTTCCAGGCGGTGGCCGAGGAGCGCAGCTTCACCAAGGCGGCGGCGCGGCTGGGCGTGGCGCAATCGACGCTCAGCCATGCCATCAAGCAGTTGGAGGCCCGTATGGGCATCCGTCTTCTGACCCGGACCACGCGCAACGTCGCCACGACCGTCGCGGGCGAACGTCTGCTGCAGACTATCGCCCCACGCATGACCGAAATCGAGGCCGAGATCGCCGCCCTCACGGCGTTTCGCGACAAGCCCTCAGGCTCGATCCGGCTGACCCTGTCCGATCACGCCCTGGAAACGGTGGTCTGGCCCAAGCTGAAGCCCGTTCTGGCCGCCTATCCGGACATCAGCGTCGAACTGCTGCTGGACAACACTTTCCGCAACATCGTCGAGGAGGGCTACGACGCCGGCGTCCGTCTGGGGGAAAGCGTGGAAAAGGACATGATCGCGGTTCGTATCGGGCCGGACTGGCGGCTCGTGGCCGTGGCCTCGCCCGACTACCTCGCCGCGCATGGAAGGCCCCGCCATCCGCAGGACCTGGTGGGACACCGCTGCATCAACACGCGCCAGGAAACCTCAGGCGGCCTCTACGCCTGGGAGTTTGAAAAGGACGGCAAGGAACTGAGGGTCCGCGTGAGCGGCCAGCTGACTTTCAACAATTCCTACGCCATGGTCGACGCGGCGGTCAGCGGCTTCGGCATCGCCTATGTGCCCGACAGCATGGTGGAAACGGCTGTCGCTTCGGGCGCGCTTGAGGTGGTGCTGGGCGACTGGTCACCGCCCTTTGAAGGTTATTTTCTCTATTATCCCAGCCGCCGCCAGAACCTGCTGGCCTTCCAGATCATCGTCGACGCCCTGCGGCATCGCGGGCCTGTTGGAAGCGCGCCAGCGATCTGA
- a CDS encoding acyl-CoA dehydrogenase family protein: MSQNDLEHGRAIAERVERFVRDVVISYEKDPRATSHGPTDELVAELRGLAREAGLLTPHIDADGSHLSQRATALVLQASGLSPLGPVALNVMAPDEGNMYLLGQVASAAQKRHFLNPLVRGETRSAFFMTEPAEDGGAGADPSMLKTVAVQDGDRWIINGRKAFITGAVGAAVGIVMARTDSGDGKVAATMFLIDLPDPAVRIERVMETIDSSMPGGHSVVVLDNLAVASDQILGAPHEGFRYAQVRLSPARLSHCMRWLGACRRAHEIASAYAIRRHAFGKPLIDHEGVGFMLADNMIALKQAELMIDWCAGVLDTGALGTTESSMTKVAVSEALFGVADRCVQVMGGTGVSGDTVVEQIFREVRAFRIYDGPSEVHRWSLAKAVKRQALSQNLAIKSAYRS; encoded by the coding sequence GTGAGCCAGAACGATCTCGAACACGGCCGCGCCATCGCCGAACGCGTCGAACGTTTCGTCCGCGATGTCGTCATTTCCTATGAAAAGGACCCCCGCGCCACATCGCACGGCCCCACGGACGAGCTCGTCGCCGAACTGCGAGGGCTGGCGCGCGAGGCCGGACTGTTGACGCCCCACATCGACGCGGACGGCTCGCACCTGTCGCAGCGCGCGACGGCCCTGGTGCTGCAGGCCTCGGGCCTGTCGCCACTCGGCCCGGTCGCCCTCAACGTCATGGCCCCGGACGAGGGCAATATGTACCTGCTGGGCCAGGTCGCCAGCGCGGCCCAGAAACGCCACTTCCTGAACCCGCTGGTCAGAGGCGAGACGCGCTCGGCCTTCTTCATGACAGAACCGGCCGAAGACGGCGGGGCCGGAGCCGATCCCTCCATGCTCAAGACCGTCGCCGTTCAGGACGGCGACCGCTGGATCATCAACGGCCGCAAGGCCTTCATCACCGGCGCGGTCGGCGCCGCCGTCGGCATCGTCATGGCCCGCACCGACAGCGGCGACGGCAAGGTCGCCGCCACCATGTTCCTGATCGACCTGCCCGATCCCGCCGTGCGGATCGAGCGCGTGATGGAGACGATCGATTCCTCCATGCCCGGCGGCCATTCGGTCGTGGTTCTGGACAACCTCGCCGTCGCTTCGGATCAGATCCTCGGCGCACCCCACGAAGGCTTCCGCTATGCTCAGGTCCGACTCAGCCCGGCCCGGCTCAGCCACTGCATGCGCTGGCTGGGCGCCTGCCGCCGCGCCCATGAGATCGCCTCCGCCTACGCCATAAGGCGTCACGCCTTCGGCAAACCATTGATCGACCACGAAGGCGTCGGCTTCATGCTGGCGGACAACATGATCGCGCTGAAGCAGGCCGAGCTGATGATCGACTGGTGCGCGGGCGTTCTGGACACCGGCGCACTCGGCACGACCGAAAGCTCCATGACCAAGGTCGCGGTGTCCGAAGCCCTGTTCGGCGTGGCCGACCGCTGCGTCCAGGTCATGGGCGGAACCGGCGTCTCGGGCGACACCGTGGTCGAGCAGATCTTCCGCGAAGTCCGCGCCTTCCGCATCTATGACGGCCCCAGCGAGGTTCACCGCTGGAGCCTGGCCAAGGCCGTGAAGCGGCAGGCGCTGAGCCAGAACCTCGCCATCAAGAGCGCATATCGCAGCTGA
- a CDS encoding phosphotransferase family protein, which produces MSQQAAFEGAGPIRAGHELPLDQLTDWLRRHAPNLGELQKVSQFNGGQSNPTYRLDTATGACVLRRKPTGVVLKGAHAVEREFKVISALRQADFPVPAPLALCEDEAVIGSPFYLMEMVEGRIFWTPTLPSLTPAQRSAHFETLNATIARLHALDVAAIGLDDYGRPGNFFARQIARWSRQYLEDDLAGRDPNMDRLVAWLPEHAPPDDGSVAVVHGDFRADNAVFAPDRAEVRAVLDWELSTLGHPMGDFTYHLMMYRLPPHMIGGFAGADLTALGIPTEADYLAAYCERVGRTPPTPQELRFYMAFNMFRLAAIFHGIKGRIARGTASSVHAQTMADNLAELAALAWAQTETTS; this is translated from the coding sequence ATGTCCCAACAAGCCGCTTTCGAGGGCGCCGGTCCGATCCGCGCCGGTCACGAACTGCCGCTGGATCAGCTGACCGACTGGCTGCGGCGGCACGCGCCGAACCTTGGAGAGCTCCAGAAGGTCAGCCAGTTCAACGGCGGTCAGTCCAATCCGACCTATCGTCTGGATACGGCCACGGGCGCCTGTGTCCTGCGTCGCAAGCCAACCGGCGTCGTGCTGAAGGGCGCCCACGCGGTCGAGCGCGAGTTCAAGGTGATTTCGGCGCTGCGCCAGGCGGACTTCCCCGTGCCCGCGCCCCTGGCCCTGTGCGAGGACGAGGCCGTCATAGGCTCGCCCTTTTATCTGATGGAGATGGTTGAGGGCCGCATCTTCTGGACCCCCACCCTGCCCAGCCTGACGCCGGCCCAGCGTAGCGCCCATTTCGAGACCTTGAACGCCACGATCGCTCGACTGCACGCTCTGGATGTCGCCGCTATCGGCCTCGACGACTACGGCCGGCCGGGGAACTTCTTCGCCCGCCAGATCGCGCGCTGGTCGCGACAGTATCTGGAGGACGACTTGGCAGGCCGCGATCCGAACATGGACCGCCTCGTCGCCTGGCTGCCCGAACACGCCCCGCCGGACGACGGCTCCGTCGCCGTGGTCCATGGCGACTTCCGCGCCGACAACGCCGTCTTCGCGCCGGATCGGGCCGAGGTGCGCGCCGTGCTCGACTGGGAGCTGTCGACCCTCGGCCACCCCATGGGCGACTTCACCTATCATCTGATGATGTATCGTCTGCCGCCGCACATGATCGGCGGCTTCGCCGGCGCCGACCTGACGGCCCTGGGCATCCCGACCGAGGCTGACTATCTGGCCGCCTACTGCGAGCGTGTCGGGCGGACGCCGCCCACGCCCCAGGAACTGCGCTTCTACATGGCGTTCAACATGTTCCGGCTGGCGGCCATCTTCCACGGCATCAAGGGGCGGATCGCGCGCGGCACCGCCTCGTCCGTCCACGCCCAGACCATGGCCGACAACCTGGCCGAACTCGCCGCCCTCGCCTGGGCCCAGACGGAGACGACCTCGTGA
- a CDS encoding carotenoid oxygenase family protein has product MKIERLSPIVATLKPSNHPYLSGPWTPQHEEVNAFDLQVIEGAIPADIDGVYIRNTENQVHTPLGRHHPFDGDGMLHQISFRNGKADYRNRFVRGRCFQAEQQAGESLWGGMMDGPNVSKRPGFGAHGGIKDSASTDVVVHAGKALATFYQCGEAYQLDPNTLDDEGVASWAPLDGVSAHARVDERTGELLFFNYSKHAPYMYYGVVAPDGRRTHYTPIPLPGARLPHDMIFSENYTILNDFPLFWDEKALKAGYHAVRYRPDMPSRFAVIPRYGTTEDVRWFEAAPTYVLHFLNAYEEGDEIIMDGYFQEKPMPDPLGDLPEIYAEHAHMMAFVDENSFRPKLHRWRFNLKDGTTREERLDDRLVEFGTINQQYAGQAYRYAYSTTTKPGWFLFNGFIKHDLKSGESWTVNLPEGRYASEAPFAPRIGAKDEDDGYLVSFIIDENAGRSECILIDCKRFEDGPVCRIALPHKISSGTHACWADRRFLPDEAA; this is encoded by the coding sequence ATGAAGATCGAGCGTTTGTCGCCCATCGTCGCGACCCTCAAGCCCAGCAATCATCCCTATTTGAGCGGGCCGTGGACGCCCCAGCATGAGGAGGTGAACGCCTTTGATCTGCAGGTGATCGAGGGGGCCATCCCGGCTGACATCGACGGCGTCTACATCCGCAACACCGAGAACCAGGTGCACACGCCGCTGGGCCGCCACCACCCGTTCGACGGCGATGGGATGCTGCACCAGATCAGCTTCCGGAACGGCAAGGCCGACTATCGCAACCGCTTCGTGAGGGGCCGCTGCTTTCAGGCGGAGCAGCAGGCGGGCGAAAGCCTATGGGGCGGCATGATGGACGGGCCGAACGTGTCGAAACGTCCTGGCTTCGGCGCCCACGGGGGCATCAAGGATTCAGCCAGCACCGACGTTGTGGTCCATGCGGGCAAGGCGCTGGCGACCTTCTATCAGTGCGGCGAGGCCTATCAGCTGGACCCCAACACCCTGGACGATGAAGGCGTGGCGTCGTGGGCGCCGCTGGACGGGGTGTCGGCCCATGCGCGGGTGGATGAACGGACCGGCGAGCTGCTGTTCTTCAACTACTCCAAGCACGCGCCCTACATGTATTACGGCGTGGTCGCGCCGGACGGGCGGCGGACGCACTACACGCCGATCCCCTTGCCGGGCGCGCGTCTGCCGCACGACATGATCTTCAGCGAGAACTACACCATCCTGAACGACTTCCCGTTGTTCTGGGACGAGAAGGCGCTGAAGGCGGGATATCACGCCGTGCGCTATCGCCCCGACATGCCGTCGCGCTTTGCTGTCATTCCTCGCTATGGGACGACCGAGGACGTCCGCTGGTTCGAGGCGGCGCCGACCTATGTCCTGCACTTCCTCAACGCCTATGAGGAAGGCGACGAGATCATCATGGACGGCTATTTCCAGGAAAAGCCGATGCCGGATCCCTTGGGCGATCTGCCCGAGATCTACGCCGAACACGCCCACATGATGGCCTTCGTCGATGAGAACAGCTTCAGGCCCAAACTGCACCGCTGGCGCTTCAACCTGAAGGACGGCACGACCAGGGAAGAACGGCTGGACGACCGCCTGGTCGAGTTCGGCACCATCAATCAGCAGTACGCAGGCCAAGCCTATCGCTACGCCTATAGCACCACGACCAAGCCAGGCTGGTTCCTGTTCAACGGCTTCATCAAGCACGATCTGAAGTCCGGCGAGTCCTGGACAGTGAACCTGCCTGAGGGACGTTACGCCAGCGAGGCGCCCTTCGCGCCGCGCATCGGCGCCAAGGATGAAGACGACGGCTATCTGGTCAGCTTCATCATCGACGAGAACGCGGGCCGGTCGGAGTGCATCCTGATCGATTGCAAGCGGTTCGAGGACGGCCCCGTTTGCCGCATCGCCCTGCCGCACAAGATCAGTTCAGGCACCCACGCCTGCTGGGCCGATCGCCGCTTCCTGC